GGAAGCCGTCGTCGTCGAGCTCGCCGATGTCGCCGGTGTGCAGCCAGCCGTCGGCGTCGACCGTCGCCGCCGTGGCTTCGGGGTCGCGGTGGTAGCCGAGGAACGTGCCCGGGCCGCGGGTGAGGATCTCGCCGTCGTCCGCGATGCGCACCTCGCCCTCGGGCACGGCCCGGCCGACCTGGCCGATGCGCACGTCGTCGGCCGGGGTGACCGTGGCCTGGGCGGTGTTCTCGGTCATGCCGTAGCCCTCCAGCACCGGCACGCCCAGCGCCCAGAAGTACTCCAGGACCTGCGGGGCGATCGGCGCCGCGCCGGAGAGGGCGTAGCGGATGCGGCCCATGCCCACCTTGCGGCGCAGCGAGCGGAACAGCAGCAGCCAGCCGAGGGCGTACTCCGCCCGGGCGATCGGCCCCAGGCTCCCGTGCCAGCGCTGCCGCGCCAGCCGACCGCCCCGACCCATCCAGAAGCGGTAGTTGGCCCGCTTGAGCCAGCCGGCGTCGTCCATGCGGATGCTGACGCCGGCCATCAGCTTCTCCCACACCCGCGGCACGCCGAGGAAGTAGGTGGGCTGCACCTCGCGCAGGTCCGCGGCCAGCTCGTCGACGCCGTCGCCGAAGTTGACCACGTAGCCGCTGGTCACGGCGTTGATCACCGACACCAGCCGCTCGGCGATGTGGCACAGCGGCAGGTAGGAGAGCACCTCGTCGTCCGGCGTCACCGCGAACACCCGGTCGGCGTTGCGGCTGGCGGCGAGCAGGTTGTCGTGCGACAGCAGCGCCCCCTTGGGCGGCCCGGTCGTGCCCGACGTGTACACGATCACCGCGGGCTCGGCCGGGTCGACCTGGGCGACGGCGTCCCGGAACGCCTCGACGCCGCCGTTCTCCCGGCCCCGCGCCTCCAGCTCGGCGAACGTCATCAGCCACGGGTCCGACAGGTCGACGCCGCGGGGGTCGACCACCACGACCTGCCGCAGGTCCGGCAGCCGGTCCCGCACCGCCAGCACCTTGTCGACCTGCTCCTCGTCCTCGGCCACCAGCACCTTGGCGCCCGAGTGGGCCAGGAGGTACTCCACCTCGGCGGTCGGGCAGGTGGGGTAGACGCCGACGGTCATGGCGCCGATGCCCTGCGCCCCCAGGTCGGCCAGCAGCCACGCCGGCCGGTTGAGGCTGTGCACCGCCACCCGGTCGCCGGGCTCGACGCCGAGGGCCCGCAGCCCCATCCCCGACGCCGCCACCCGCTCGGCGTAGTCGGCCCACGTGTACTGCTTCCACACGCCGAGGTGCTGCTTGCGCAGGGCCACCCGTTCGGGCATCTCGGCGGCCCGTTCCAGCAGCCGCGCCGGCAGGCTCCCCCCTCCCATCACGAACCCCCCAGGTAGGCCTCGACGACCTTGGCGTCGTTGCGCACCTCGTCGGGGCTGCCCACGGAGATGACGACGCCGAAGTCGAGCGCCAGCACCCGGTCGGCGATGTCCATCACCAGGTGCATGTCGTGGTCGACGAGGATCATGGCCAGGCCCAGCTCCTGGCGGACCTGCAGGATGTAGCGGGCCATGTCCTCGGTCTCCTCGAGGTTCATGCCCGACACCGGCTCGTCGAGGAGCAGCAGCTTCGGCTCCATGGCCAGGGCCCGACCCAGCTCGATGCGCTTCTGGATGCCGTACGGCAGCATCCCCACCGGCTGGCGGCGGTAGGGCGCCAGCTCCAGCAGGTCGACGATCTCCTCGACCTTGGCCCGCTGCGCCACCTCCTCGTTGCGGGCCCGGCCGAACCACAGGGCGCCGGCCAGGAACCCGGTGCGCATCAGGTGGTGGCGGCCCAGCAGCAGGTTGTCGACCAGGGTGAGCCGGGTGAAGAGGCCGAGGTTCTGGAAGGTGCGGCCGATGCCCAGCTCGGCCACCCGGTCGGGCCGTGCGCCGATCAGCTGGTCGCCGTCGAGCACGATCGAGCCGCTCTGGGGCCGGTACACCGCGGAGAGGCAGTTGAAGATCGACGTCTTGCCGGCGCCGTTGGGCCCGATGACGGCGAACAGCTCGTCGGGCCGCACGTCGAAGCTGACCCCCGCCAGCGCCGTCACCCCGCCGAAGCGCAGCGTGACCTCGGAGACCTCGAGCAGCCCGCCCACGGTCAGGCGCCCCAGCTCTTCTTGCGGCGGTAGGTCTTCACGTCACGGAAGGAGCGGCGCTCGTGGTCACCGTCGCGGGCGCCGATGCCCAGGTAGAACTCGCGGATGTCCTTGTCGGCCAGCAGCTCGTCGCCGGCGCCGTCGCGGACCACCCGCCCGTGCTCCAGCACGTAGCCGTGGTGGGCGATCGCCAGCGCCATCGTGGCGTTCTGCTCCACCAGCAGGACGCTGGTGCCCTGGGCGTTGATGTCGACGACGATGTCGCGGATCTGCTCCACGACCTTGGGGGCGAGGCCCAGCGACGGCTCGTCGAGCAGCAGCAGCTTCGGCCGTGACATCAGCGCCCGCCCGATCGCCAGCATCTGCTGCTCGCCGCCCGACAGGTAGCCGGCCGTGGAGCGGCGGCGCCCGGCCAGCAGCGGGAACAGGCCGAACACCCGCTCGAAGTTGTCGGCCAGCGCGGCCCGGTTGGTGTAGGCGCCGGTGCGGAGGTTCTCGTCGACGGTCAGCTCGGCGAAGATCCGCCGGTTCTCCATCACCAGCGTGAGCCCGGCTCGCACGCGATCGGCGGGGTCGTCGTGGGTGATGTCCCGCCCCGCC
This genomic window from Acidimicrobiales bacterium contains:
- a CDS encoding ABC transporter ATP-binding protein, which gives rise to MGQEHASGRADLGAPALELANVEVVYNDVVLVLRGVSLAVAPGRIVALLGANGAGKTTLLSAVSGLLGVHRGKVTKGSVRLAGRDITHDDPADRVRAGLTLVMENRRIFAELTVDENLRTGAYTNRAALADNFERVFGLFPLLAGRRRSTAGYLSGGEQQMLAIGRALMSRPKLLLLDEPSLGLAPKVVEQIRDIVVDINAQGTSVLLVEQNATMALAIAHHGYVLEHGRVVRDGAGDELLADKDIREFYLGIGARDGDHERRSFRDVKTYRRKKSWGA
- a CDS encoding ABC transporter ATP-binding protein — encoded protein: MGGLLEVSEVTLRFGGVTALAGVSFDVRPDELFAVIGPNGAGKTSIFNCLSAVYRPQSGSIVLDGDQLIGARPDRVAELGIGRTFQNLGLFTRLTLVDNLLLGRHHLMRTGFLAGALWFGRARNEEVAQRAKVEEIVDLLELAPYRRQPVGMLPYGIQKRIELGRALAMEPKLLLLDEPVSGMNLEETEDMARYILQVRQELGLAMILVDHDMHLVMDIADRVLALDFGVVISVGSPDEVRNDAKVVEAYLGGS
- a CDS encoding AMP-binding protein, with the translated sequence MGGGSLPARLLERAAEMPERVALRKQHLGVWKQYTWADYAERVAASGMGLRALGVEPGDRVAVHSLNRPAWLLADLGAQGIGAMTVGVYPTCPTAEVEYLLAHSGAKVLVAEDEEQVDKVLAVRDRLPDLRQVVVVDPRGVDLSDPWLMTFAELEARGRENGGVEAFRDAVAQVDPAEPAVIVYTSGTTGPPKGALLSHDNLLAASRNADRVFAVTPDDEVLSYLPLCHIAERLVSVINAVTSGYVVNFGDGVDELAADLREVQPTYFLGVPRVWEKLMAGVSIRMDDAGWLKRANYRFWMGRGGRLARQRWHGSLGPIARAEYALGWLLLFRSLRRKVGMGRIRYALSGAAPIAPQVLEYFWALGVPVLEGYGMTENTAQATVTPADDVRIGQVGRAVPEGEVRIADDGEILTRGPGTFLGYHRDPEATAATVDADGWLHTGDIGELDDDGFLTISDRKKDIIITSGGKNVSPSEIENRLKVSPFVREAVVLGDRRKYLVALVGIELDTVSRWALHHRVPFTTYADLSAKPEVEGLVAGVVDEVNAELAQVEQVKRFALLPKELEQEDGEVTATQKVKRNAISEAFGPLIEGLYA